In one Aeromicrobium wangtongii genomic region, the following are encoded:
- the sepH gene encoding septation protein SepH, producing the protein MTLDDAIACRRAANIYLLARLGWGHGPGERPPEVVTVGGDGMRDLSLDRLSEDGRFLIARDVTTGAQYRIPADHRLTSLIGTPSRNGSTSGQMEIRMPSTLSPRDIQTRIRRGESPQSVADSAGVPLAQIEGFAGPVLAEREFICEQARKTAVRRKHVSGAGVLMGTLVTEHLVSSGGVPEEAAWDSWRREDGRWTVVVTPHGATEVATFVFDAKSRYVLPEDEAAHELVGDVALPDSTDMAIADAVRATTPPAEPEAAAPVAPPAVEIPEPIEPAEEETLSGVSSLKAARDRRALEQLALGDLDQPEPLPAPEVGHGFEEALDENVAVPDTMGPRKKRHERRRVPSWDEIMFGDKSD; encoded by the coding sequence ATGACACTCGACGACGCTATCGCCTGTCGGCGCGCCGCGAACATCTACCTCCTCGCCCGCCTAGGATGGGGACACGGTCCGGGTGAACGCCCACCCGAAGTCGTGACAGTCGGAGGCGATGGAATGCGAGATCTCAGTCTTGACCGATTGAGCGAGGACGGACGATTCCTCATCGCGCGCGACGTCACCACCGGCGCCCAGTACCGCATCCCCGCTGATCACCGCCTCACGTCCCTGATCGGCACGCCCTCCCGCAACGGAAGCACCTCCGGCCAGATGGAGATCCGCATGCCCAGCACACTCAGCCCACGTGACATCCAGACCCGCATCCGACGTGGTGAGTCACCGCAGTCGGTCGCCGACTCCGCCGGTGTCCCGCTGGCCCAGATCGAGGGATTCGCCGGCCCGGTCCTGGCCGAGCGCGAGTTCATCTGCGAGCAGGCTCGCAAGACCGCGGTGCGCCGCAAGCACGTCAGCGGTGCCGGTGTGCTGATGGGCACCCTGGTCACCGAGCACCTCGTCTCCTCCGGCGGCGTGCCCGAGGAGGCCGCCTGGGACTCCTGGCGACGCGAGGACGGCCGGTGGACCGTCGTGGTGACGCCGCACGGCGCCACCGAGGTCGCAACCTTCGTGTTCGATGCGAAGAGCCGCTACGTCCTGCCCGAGGACGAGGCCGCCCACGAGCTGGTCGGCGACGTGGCGCTGCCGGACTCGACCGACATGGCCATCGCCGACGCGGTCCGCGCCACGACTCCCCCGGCCGAGCCGGAGGCCGCCGCGCCCGTCGCGCCCCCCGCCGTCGAGATCCCCGAACCCATCGAGCCCGCCGAGGAGGAGACCCTCAGCGGCGTCTCCTCGCTCAAGGCGGCCCGCGATCGCCGGGCCCTCGAACAGCTGGCGCTGGGCGATCTGGACCAGCCCGAGCCGCTCCCCGCCCCCGAGGTCGGCCACGGCTTCGAGGAGGCACTGGACGAGAACGTCGCGGTGCCCGACACCATGGGTCCCCGCAAGAAACGCCATGAACGACGCCGCGTGCCCAGCTGGGACGAGATCATGTTCGGCGACAAGTCGGACTGA
- a CDS encoding proline dehydrogenase family protein translates to MTQITLAERSIELVRTWTEAERPRGRRRDAAAGRLATLLKDPHGLQFTIGFVDRVVRPDDHHVAARNLRHLVRDLPAFLPWTQKALLRTGAVVSLALPGLVVAIARRTLRGMVGHLVVDARPRRLDRTIKKLRAGGDRLNLNLLGEAVLGDGEAARRRDGTLELLRREDVDYVSIKVSAVASQLSMWAFDESVQRVVKQLTPLYEQAASGEPTFINLDMEEYKDLDLTVAVFTTILQSFPDLEAGIVLQAYLPDALGAMQRLQDWAAERRAAGGAPIKVRIVKGANLAMERVDAAMHGWPLATWSSKPKTDTNYKRVLHWALTPERVDAVRIGVAGQNLFDVAYAWLLAGDRGVRQSVDFEMLLGMDTGPVDAVRGDIGQLLLYTPVVHPSEFDVAISYLVRRLEENASSDNFMSAAFELASNPSLQAREVERFVRSVEALDSSVPRPHRVQDRLTDTPTASPGPFANTPDTDPSTAANREWGRLVLARAASTEVGAETVGAGVVPGPVELEAIVQDARAAAQPWHARGAADRARILHEAAAALGARRGDLVSIMAAEAGKTIAEADVEVSEAIDFANYYAESALALDVVDGAELVPDRLTVVIPPWNFPVAIPAGSVLAALAVGSAVIIKAAPQTRRCAAVMVEALWQAGVPRDVLRYVTLDEGALSQSLVAHPEVDRVILTGGWETAQLFRSWRPDLPLLAETSGKNSIVITPSADIDLAVADLVKSAFGHAGQKCSAASLAILVGSVAESERFRRQLVDAVSSLKIGHPDDPEVTMGPVIEPPTGKLEEGLTTLEPGQGWLLEPRQIGTDRRVWSPGIRTGVQPGSRFHTTEYFGPVLGIMHAADLAEAIAWQNATDYGLTAGLHSLDADEVNTWLDAVEAGNLYVNRGTTGAIVRRQPFGGWKRSSVGTTAKAGGPNYLTRLGTWHPQPLQPRSEQVTLSPAVEALLAAAEPHLSPTDRDQALAAARSDQIAWTGEYGIARDVSGLEVERNVFRYVPVPVAIRFDGSLPELVRVLLAAARAGASVTVSTRSPLPGTIAPDARVESHEQWLARAAAERPARIRLIGTDPVELATVLDGDPDVAIHAGPVTPSGRIEALPFLQEQAISITNHRFGNHDAEFDRVLPRR, encoded by the coding sequence ATGACCCAGATCACACTCGCAGAACGCAGCATCGAGCTCGTCCGCACCTGGACCGAGGCGGAGCGACCCAGGGGACGCCGCCGTGACGCGGCAGCCGGCCGCCTCGCGACTCTGCTCAAGGATCCGCACGGCCTGCAGTTCACGATCGGGTTCGTCGACCGGGTCGTCCGCCCCGACGACCATCACGTCGCGGCACGCAACCTGCGTCATCTCGTGCGCGACCTGCCGGCGTTCCTGCCGTGGACGCAGAAGGCGCTGCTGAGGACCGGCGCCGTCGTGTCGCTGGCGCTGCCGGGCCTGGTCGTCGCGATCGCACGGCGCACCCTGCGCGGCATGGTCGGCCACCTCGTGGTCGACGCCCGCCCGCGCCGGCTCGACCGGACGATCAAGAAGTTGCGGGCCGGCGGCGACCGGCTCAACCTGAACCTCCTGGGCGAGGCCGTCCTGGGCGACGGGGAGGCGGCTCGCCGCCGTGACGGCACGCTGGAGCTGCTGCGCCGCGAGGACGTGGACTATGTGTCGATCAAGGTGTCCGCCGTCGCGAGCCAGCTGTCGATGTGGGCCTTCGACGAATCGGTGCAGCGCGTCGTCAAGCAGCTCACGCCGCTGTACGAGCAGGCGGCCAGCGGCGAGCCGACCTTCATCAACCTGGACATGGAGGAGTACAAGGACCTCGACCTGACGGTCGCGGTGTTCACGACGATCCTGCAGTCCTTCCCCGATCTCGAGGCCGGCATCGTGCTGCAGGCCTACCTGCCCGACGCGCTGGGTGCCATGCAGCGGCTCCAGGACTGGGCCGCGGAGCGCCGCGCCGCCGGCGGAGCGCCCATCAAGGTGCGCATCGTCAAGGGCGCCAACCTGGCCATGGAGCGGGTCGACGCGGCGATGCACGGCTGGCCGCTGGCGACCTGGTCGAGCAAGCCGAAGACCGACACCAACTACAAGCGGGTGCTGCACTGGGCGCTGACCCCGGAGCGGGTCGATGCCGTGCGCATCGGGGTCGCCGGCCAGAACCTGTTCGACGTGGCGTACGCCTGGCTGCTCGCCGGTGATCGCGGCGTCCGCCAGTCGGTCGACTTCGAGATGCTGCTGGGCATGGACACCGGTCCGGTCGACGCCGTGCGCGGCGACATCGGCCAGCTCCTGCTCTACACCCCGGTCGTGCACCCCAGCGAGTTCGACGTGGCGATCTCGTATCTCGTGCGGCGGCTGGAGGAGAACGCCAGCAGCGACAACTTCATGTCGGCGGCCTTCGAGCTGGCCAGCAACCCGTCGCTGCAGGCCCGCGAGGTCGAGCGGTTCGTGCGATCGGTGGAGGCCCTGGACAGCTCCGTGCCACGGCCCCACCGCGTCCAGGACCGACTGACCGACACACCCACGGCGTCGCCCGGCCCGTTCGCCAACACGCCTGACACCGACCCCTCGACCGCAGCCAACCGCGAGTGGGGACGGCTCGTCCTGGCCCGCGCCGCGTCCACCGAGGTCGGCGCGGAGACAGTCGGCGCAGGCGTCGTCCCAGGACCGGTCGAGCTCGAGGCGATCGTGCAGGACGCCCGCGCCGCCGCGCAGCCGTGGCACGCCCGTGGAGCGGCGGACCGCGCCCGCATCCTGCACGAGGCTGCAGCCGCCCTCGGTGCCCGCCGGGGCGACCTCGTCTCGATCATGGCCGCGGAGGCCGGCAAGACCATCGCCGAGGCCGATGTCGAGGTCAGCGAGGCGATCGACTTCGCCAACTACTACGCCGAGTCCGCGCTGGCCCTGGACGTCGTCGACGGGGCGGAGCTCGTGCCCGACCGGCTGACCGTGGTCATCCCCCCGTGGAACTTCCCCGTCGCGATCCCGGCCGGCTCCGTCCTGGCAGCGCTGGCGGTCGGCAGCGCCGTCATCATCAAGGCCGCGCCGCAGACCCGCCGGTGCGCGGCGGTCATGGTCGAGGCGCTCTGGCAGGCCGGCGTTCCACGCGACGTCCTGCGGTACGTGACGCTCGACGAGGGCGCACTCAGCCAGTCGCTGGTCGCCCACCCCGAGGTCGACCGGGTCATCCTCACCGGCGGGTGGGAGACCGCACAGCTGTTCCGTTCCTGGCGCCCCGACCTGCCGCTGCTGGCCGAGACCAGCGGCAAGAACTCGATCGTCATCACCCCGAGCGCCGACATCGACCTGGCCGTCGCCGACCTGGTCAAGAGCGCCTTCGGGCACGCAGGGCAGAAGTGCTCCGCGGCGAGCCTGGCGATCCTGGTCGGCTCGGTCGCCGAGTCGGAGCGTTTCCGGCGCCAGCTCGTCGATGCCGTGTCATCACTCAAGATCGGGCACCCGGACGATCCGGAGGTCACGATGGGGCCGGTCATCGAGCCGCCCACCGGCAAGCTCGAGGAGGGCCTGACCACCCTCGAGCCGGGCCAGGGCTGGCTGCTGGAGCCCCGGCAGATCGGGACCGACCGCCGGGTCTGGTCCCCCGGCATCCGCACCGGGGTGCAGCCCGGAAGCCGGTTCCACACGACCGAGTACTTCGGGCCCGTGCTGGGCATCATGCACGCCGCGGACCTCGCCGAGGCCATCGCGTGGCAGAACGCGACCGACTACGGGCTGACCGCCGGTCTGCACTCGCTGGACGCCGACGAGGTCAACACCTGGCTCGACGCCGTCGAGGCCGGCAACCTGTACGTCAACCGGGGCACCACCGGCGCGATCGTCCGACGCCAGCCGTTCGGCGGCTGGAAGCGATCGTCGGTGGGCACCACCGCGAAGGCCGGCGGCCCCAACTACCTGACCCGGCTCGGCACCTGGCACCCGCAGCCGCTGCAGCCCAGGTCGGAGCAGGTGACGCTGTCGCCGGCGGTCGAGGCCCTCCTGGCAGCAGCCGAGCCCCACCTGTCGCCCACCGACCGCGACCAGGCGCTGGCCGCGGCGCGCTCCGACCAGATCGCATGGACCGGCGAGTACGGCATCGCCCGGGACGTCTCAGGGCTGGAGGTCGAGCGCAACGTGTTCCGGTACGTGCCCGTGCCGGTGGCGATCCGGTTCGACGGCTCGCTGCCCGAGCTGGTCCGCGTCCTGCTGGCCGCGGCACGCGCCGGCGCATCCGTCACGGTCAGCACCCGTTCCCCGCTGCCGGGGACGATCGCGCCGGACGCCCGGGTCGAGAGCCACGAGCAGTGGCTGGCACGCGCGGCGGCCGAGCGACCCGCTCGCATCCGCCTGATCGGCACCGACCCCGTCGAGCTGGCGACCGTCCTCGACGGAGATCCCGATGTCGCGATCCACGCCGGCCCGGTCACTCCGTCCGGACGGATCGAGGCGCTGCCCTTCCTGCAGGAGCAGGCCATCTCGATCACCAACCACCGCTTCGGCAACCACGACGCCGAGTTCGACCGGGTCCTGCCGAGGCGCTGA
- a CDS encoding thymidine kinase — translation MAALTFWTGTMDAGKSTLALQTNHNHAARGRAGIIFVSNDRTGSAVLTSRLGLSHPAVEVGPDFDFWAFIVGRLTQGSKVDYLVCDEAQFYSPLQVEQLAKIVDELRIDVFCFGILTDFRTRLFPGAARLVELADRTEVLQVEALCWCGKRATHNARTENGVMVTEGEVVVVGDVEELDAADEPPEVAYEVLCRQHHRLALTAARARATGRLANTELLPFD, via the coding sequence GTGGCGGCACTGACGTTCTGGACAGGCACGATGGACGCCGGCAAGTCGACCCTCGCGCTGCAGACCAATCACAACCATGCCGCCCGGGGCCGCGCCGGGATCATCTTCGTCAGCAATGACCGCACCGGGTCGGCGGTGCTGACCAGCCGCCTCGGCCTCTCGCACCCCGCCGTCGAGGTCGGTCCGGACTTCGACTTCTGGGCGTTCATCGTCGGCAGGCTCACGCAGGGCTCCAAGGTCGACTACCTGGTGTGCGACGAGGCCCAGTTCTACTCCCCCCTGCAGGTCGAGCAGCTGGCCAAGATCGTCGACGAGCTGCGCATCGACGTGTTCTGCTTCGGGATCCTGACCGACTTCCGCACCCGGCTGTTCCCGGGCGCCGCCCGCCTCGTGGAGCTCGCCGATCGCACCGAGGTGCTGCAGGTCGAGGCGCTGTGCTGGTGCGGCAAGCGCGCCACCCACAACGCGCGCACCGAGAACGGCGTCATGGTCACCGAGGGCGAGGTCGTCGTGGTGGGCGATGTCGAGGAGCTCGACGCGGCGGACGAGCCGCCGGAGGTCGCCTACGAGGTGCTGTGCCGCCAGCACCACCGGCTCGCGCTCACCGCGGCGCGGGCCCGCGCCACCGGGCGTCTGGCCAACACCGAGCTGCTCCCCTTCGACTGA
- a CDS encoding MFS transporter produces MLRKYREALAYPGAALFSFTALWSRLPLSMAGLGIVLLVEGRTDSFRQAGVMSAAYVLSAAAFGPLQGRLADRFGQGRVLWVVGLVYAVGIAAFLYSIEENWSAPWPHACAVLAGLATPQTGSMVRARWIHVIGDRTRLNTAFSIEAVLDEAVFIVGPVLVTFLTYQVSEYSGLLCAAAAALLGSWALALQRGSAPPPAGRRTSHAPPLNWRGLWPLVAVAVALGIVFGSAEVIIAAFVDEQGHKDAAGVVLAVWAAGSLLAGVAVGALPQAVDPVRRLRVSILLLSVVFGPMALVSDIPLLAVMMFLGGFMISPALIAMVHLVETQVPASRLTEALTWTTTGMAVGVAPGAAVAGSLIDSHGASAGFLVPLVAGLAGTAVAWAVPTRTREAQVSGSADSH; encoded by the coding sequence ATGCTGAGGAAGTACCGCGAGGCCCTGGCGTACCCGGGTGCCGCGCTGTTCTCGTTCACCGCCCTGTGGTCCAGGCTGCCGCTGTCGATGGCGGGGCTGGGCATCGTCCTGCTGGTGGAGGGGCGCACGGACTCGTTCCGCCAGGCCGGGGTCATGTCGGCGGCGTACGTCCTGTCCGCGGCCGCGTTCGGTCCGCTCCAGGGACGTCTGGCCGATCGTTTCGGCCAGGGGCGGGTGCTGTGGGTCGTCGGCCTGGTCTACGCCGTGGGCATCGCAGCCTTCCTGTACTCGATCGAGGAGAATTGGTCGGCGCCGTGGCCGCACGCGTGCGCGGTGCTGGCCGGCCTCGCGACGCCGCAGACCGGCAGCATGGTGCGGGCACGCTGGATCCACGTCATCGGCGACCGCACCCGGCTCAACACCGCCTTCTCCATCGAGGCGGTGCTCGACGAGGCCGTGTTCATCGTCGGGCCGGTGCTGGTCACCTTCCTGACCTACCAGGTCTCGGAGTACTCAGGACTCCTCTGCGCGGCAGCGGCCGCACTGCTGGGCAGCTGGGCGCTGGCCCTCCAGCGCGGCTCCGCCCCACCGCCGGCAGGACGCCGCACGAGCCATGCCCCGCCGCTGAACTGGCGCGGCCTGTGGCCCCTGGTCGCCGTCGCGGTGGCACTGGGGATCGTCTTCGGATCGGCCGAGGTCATCATCGCCGCATTCGTCGACGAGCAGGGCCACAAGGATGCGGCCGGGGTGGTGCTGGCCGTCTGGGCCGCCGGCAGCCTGCTGGCCGGTGTCGCGGTCGGCGCCCTCCCCCAGGCGGTGGATCCCGTGCGGCGCCTGCGCGTCTCGATCCTGCTGCTGAGCGTGGTGTTCGGCCCGATGGCGCTCGTGTCGGACATCCCCCTGCTGGCCGTGATGATGTTCCTGGGCGGCTTCATGATCTCCCCGGCGCTCATCGCGATGGTCCACCTGGTGGAGACGCAGGTGCCCGCCTCACGGCTGACCGAGGCGCTCACCTGGACCACCACGGGCATGGCGGTGGGCGTCGCCCCCGGCGCCGCCGTGGCCGGCTCCCTGATCGACTCCCACGGAGCCTCAGCCGGCTTCCTGGTGCCGCTGGTCGCCGGGCTGGCAGGCACCGCCGTCGCCTGGGCGGTCCCCACGAGAACCCGCGAAGCGCAGGTGAGCGGGAGCGCCGACAGTCACTAA
- a CDS encoding trimeric intracellular cation channel family protein produces MSSTLLLILELFGIAVFASTGALVGVRKELDVFGVAVLALMTGLGGGVLRDLLIGSVPPNALEDWRYLVVPFVTALVVFMFHPVFGRLEREIMLLDALGLSLFCVTGAVTAGAAGLNVLSASALGMLTGVGGGMMRDVASGRVPVIFRGDLYATPAFAGALIASVVHAMDGSPWWYAVAGATCLVWRVLALLRGWSAPLPPGTLRG; encoded by the coding sequence GTGTCATCCACCCTCCTGCTGATCCTCGAGCTGTTCGGGATCGCCGTGTTCGCCTCCACCGGCGCCCTGGTGGGCGTGCGCAAGGAGCTGGACGTCTTCGGGGTCGCTGTCCTGGCACTCATGACGGGGCTGGGCGGCGGCGTGCTGCGCGATCTGCTGATCGGCAGCGTGCCACCCAATGCGCTGGAGGACTGGCGCTACCTGGTGGTGCCGTTCGTGACCGCGCTGGTGGTGTTCATGTTCCACCCCGTGTTCGGCCGGCTCGAGCGGGAGATCATGCTGCTGGACGCGTTGGGGCTGTCGTTGTTCTGTGTCACGGGTGCGGTGACCGCCGGGGCGGCCGGTCTCAACGTCCTGTCGGCATCTGCGCTGGGCATGCTGACCGGCGTCGGTGGCGGCATGATGCGCGATGTCGCGTCGGGGCGCGTCCCGGTGATCTTCCGCGGCGATCTCTACGCGACCCCGGCCTTCGCCGGTGCGCTCATCGCCTCGGTCGTGCACGCGATGGACGGGTCCCCGTGGTGGTACGCCGTCGCAGGCGCGACCTGCCTGGTCTGGCGGGTGCTGGCCCTGCTGCGCGGCTGGTCGGCGCCGCTGCCACCGGGCACCCTGCGCGGCTGA